The Mesobacillus jeotgali genome window below encodes:
- a CDS encoding Mu transposase C-terminal domain-containing protein, whose translation MKEIMETLSVNELIVDLDLERNYRVLWVDSGNIIAYVIDIEKDKALPFIMTIKHIEEKIYLGEYTIKVDRGFILNRKPTKKDLEHRDKTWIYIKDLVDHKPGIFKKDQRNKIIDKVMSSHTIGSRNTVLKNLRKYWQRGMDKDSLFPNHALKRSENNYKTKTGRPKKNGKTGIVITQDIKNQFKKSIEKYYLDRKKPSLRFAFNNMTSDYYSKYKYFDKEGNEKIKLVEEEKRPTFRQFQYWFRKEYFSDDVTKAREGKHIFEQNYRAITGSSTAETDGPGDIFQIDATPSNAYLVSRFNPNWIVGRPTTYFIVDVNTHLITGLYVGLENASWKAMMNAILNACSDKVEFCKKYDIDITSDMWPSMHLPSNIIGDRGELASHGVDHLVEGLGPLISNTPPYRPDWKGIVEKLFDTSQEKIKPFIPGYVHKDHGERGVKDYRLEATLTIEDYTKVLIHFILFYNQNFYMDDYIRTEEQIGDNVQPIPIKLWEWGIKNAAGKLHKHNIEKIKFYLLPRATATVTEKGIKYKKMLYTTPVAIKEGWFSRARLKGSWKVEFSFDPRNMDTIYIHSNDKDLFIPCNFVDHHSRYKNKTIEEIEQLIEFESDDKKNFEHTQLENEINFYSDIQGIVKAAEKNKKEHLDKSLSKAARTKNIKGYRKQEQLERSFEESIKPSTEEEIVSSTTDKDNVVESFVNQPMDNQESDGTLHSKVSIKQLFAKRGRKENG comes from the coding sequence GAGGGTTCATATTAAACAGGAAGCCCACAAAAAAAGATTTGGAGCATAGAGATAAAACCTGGATTTATATAAAGGACCTTGTAGACCATAAACCAGGAATTTTTAAGAAAGACCAAAGAAATAAAATTATTGATAAAGTGATGTCTTCCCATACAATTGGTTCTCGTAATACAGTTTTAAAGAACTTAAGAAAATATTGGCAAAGAGGAATGGACAAAGACAGCCTGTTCCCTAATCATGCTCTCAAAAGGTCAGAAAATAACTATAAGACGAAGACTGGAAGACCAAAAAAGAATGGAAAAACAGGCATTGTAATTACACAGGATATCAAAAATCAGTTTAAAAAATCCATTGAAAAATACTACTTAGATAGGAAAAAGCCTTCACTCAGATTTGCCTTTAACAACATGACATCGGATTATTATTCAAAATATAAGTATTTTGATAAAGAAGGTAATGAAAAAATCAAGCTAGTAGAAGAAGAAAAAAGACCGACATTTCGGCAATTTCAATATTGGTTTAGAAAAGAGTATTTTAGTGATGATGTTACCAAAGCACGCGAAGGTAAACATATTTTTGAACAAAATTATAGAGCTATTACTGGTTCATCGACAGCTGAAACGGATGGACCCGGTGATATTTTTCAGATAGATGCAACGCCAAGTAATGCTTATTTAGTAAGTCGTTTTAATCCCAATTGGATAGTAGGTAGACCGACCACATATTTTATCGTAGATGTAAATACTCACTTAATTACTGGACTGTATGTAGGGTTAGAAAATGCTTCTTGGAAAGCCATGATGAATGCTATTTTAAATGCTTGTTCAGATAAGGTGGAGTTTTGTAAAAAATATGATATTGATATCACTTCAGATATGTGGCCATCGATGCATTTGCCAAGCAACATTATCGGTGATAGAGGTGAACTGGCAAGTCATGGTGTGGATCATTTGGTTGAGGGTTTAGGCCCTCTTATTAGCAACACACCACCCTATCGTCCCGACTGGAAAGGAATCGTAGAGAAGTTATTCGATACTTCTCAAGAGAAAATAAAACCCTTTATACCAGGTTACGTACATAAGGATCATGGAGAAAGAGGAGTTAAAGATTATCGTCTAGAAGCAACGTTAACTATAGAAGATTACACGAAAGTATTAATCCATTTTATACTTTTTTATAACCAAAATTTCTATATGGATGATTATATAAGAACTGAGGAACAGATAGGAGATAATGTCCAGCCTATTCCAATAAAATTATGGGAATGGGGAATAAAAAATGCTGCTGGTAAATTGCATAAACATAATATCGAAAAAATTAAATTTTATTTATTACCACGAGCTACAGCAACAGTTACAGAAAAAGGTATCAAGTATAAAAAAATGCTATATACAACTCCGGTGGCAATAAAAGAGGGTTGGTTTTCAAGGGCAAGGTTAAAAGGAAGTTGGAAAGTGGAGTTTTCTTTCGATCCAAGAAATATGGACACAATTTATATACACTCAAATGACAAGGACCTATTCATTCCATGTAATTTTGTTGATCATCATAGCAGATACAAAAATAAAACAATTGAGGAAATTGAACAACTAATAGAATTTGAATCTGATGATAAGAAGAATTTTGAGCATACCCAACTGGAAAATGAAATTAACTTCTATTCAGATATTCAAGGCATTGTCAAAGCTGCAGAAAAGAATAAAAAAGAACATCTAGACAAATCTCTAAGCAAAGCTGCTAGAACTAAAAATATTAAAGGATACAGAAAGCAGGAGCAACTGGAGAGAAGCTTTGAAGAGTCTATAAAACCGTCTACCGAAGAGGAGATAGTTAGTTCTACCACCGATAAAGATAATGTAGTTGAGTCTTTCGTTAATCAACCTATGGATAATCAAGAATCCGATGGTACTCTTCATTCAAAAGTATCGATAAAGCAATTATTTGCCAAAAGAGGTCGGAAAGAAAATGGATAA
- a CDS encoding ATP-binding protein → MDKLIKLDNGDYAFTAQYRDQEVVDYKGNPLIEALPPILSYEDAFDQLSYIPEYEDKERNLSAHHRYHSLLRLTRFYQPIEKTLEVEAKFSRLIRGGYVYRNPNSRSHAETLMELHRRLENNEPLGLPPEIRKSASSLCVIGFSGIGKTSTIERVLSLYPKVIVHQYPLNIVQIPWLKLNCPNDGSPKTLCLDFFLKLDELLGTNYLKQYGNKRDSLSFLIIRLGQLARAHCLGVLIIDEIQHLLTAKDEVSSSMMNFLVTLVNEIGIPLMLIGTTKAKELLQVTFRQARRAGGHGEVLWGQMEKDDNWEVLLTSMWEYQWTKQKEVLTQEWIDVLHYESQGIVDIAVKLFLLAQSHAIETGEEKITPKLINKISKKYLLMVQDMLTALKKGIPEEIAKYDDITPFDIEEFILSRKPVVNMRERIITQKEKQAEKRQQKELSILEKVILTLINLDINEKLAESTAKRIILENKNISLQEAVQKSLLTINQLTEAKKSAESEKKNKRSVNILLEIVDNGRKNRKSAHDSLLERGLILAPFSDTKLF, encoded by the coding sequence ATGGATAAATTAATTAAGTTGGATAATGGGGACTATGCTTTTACAGCTCAATATAGAGACCAAGAAGTTGTTGATTACAAGGGTAATCCATTAATTGAGGCACTGCCACCTATTCTGTCTTATGAAGATGCGTTTGACCAACTCAGTTATATTCCTGAATATGAAGATAAAGAAAGAAACCTCTCTGCACATCACAGATATCATTCACTTCTAAGGCTTACCCGGTTTTATCAACCTATTGAAAAAACTCTTGAAGTGGAAGCAAAGTTTTCAAGACTGATTAGAGGCGGATATGTTTATCGAAATCCTAACAGTAGATCCCATGCGGAAACCTTGATGGAGCTACACCGGAGATTAGAGAATAATGAACCTTTAGGTTTGCCCCCTGAGATAAGAAAATCTGCATCCAGTTTGTGTGTCATTGGCTTCTCGGGCATTGGCAAAACATCTACTATTGAAAGAGTGCTATCACTCTATCCAAAGGTTATTGTACATCAGTATCCTTTAAACATTGTACAGATTCCATGGTTAAAACTTAATTGTCCTAATGATGGCTCACCAAAAACGTTATGCTTAGACTTCTTTTTGAAGTTAGATGAGTTGCTAGGTACTAACTATCTCAAACAGTATGGAAACAAACGAGATTCTTTGAGCTTTTTGATTATACGTCTAGGTCAATTAGCAAGAGCACATTGTTTAGGAGTATTAATAATTGATGAAATCCAGCATTTATTGACTGCCAAAGATGAGGTATCCTCTAGTATGATGAATTTTTTAGTAACCCTTGTTAACGAAATTGGGATACCACTTATGTTGATTGGCACCACTAAGGCTAAAGAGTTGCTTCAGGTTACTTTCAGGCAAGCCAGAAGAGCTGGGGGGCACGGTGAAGTATTATGGGGGCAAATGGAGAAAGATGATAATTGGGAAGTTTTATTGACCAGCATGTGGGAATATCAATGGACTAAACAGAAAGAGGTGCTTACACAGGAGTGGATTGATGTGTTGCATTATGAGAGTCAGGGTATTGTAGATATTGCAGTAAAACTATTTCTACTTGCACAATCGCATGCGATTGAAACAGGAGAGGAAAAAATCACACCTAAGTTAATAAACAAGATAAGCAAGAAATATCTATTAATGGTTCAAGATATGCTAACTGCATTAAAAAAGGGTATTCCTGAAGAAATTGCTAAATATGATGATATCACACCTTTTGATATTGAAGAATTCATTTTGAGCAGAAAACCTGTAGTAAATATGAGGGAGAGGATAATCACCCAGAAAGAAAAGCAAGCTGAAAAAAGACAGCAAAAAGAGTTGTCAATTCTTGAAAAAGTTATCTTAACTTTAATTAATTTAGATATTAATGAGAAGTTAGCAGAATCTACGGCGAAAAGGATCATTTTAGAAAATAAGAACATAAGCCTTCAGGAAGCAGTCCAAAAGTCATTACTAACAATTAATCAACTTACGGAAGCTAAAAAGTCGGCAGAATCTGAAAAGAAAAATAAAAGATCAGTGAATATTCTACTCGAGATAGTTGATAATGGTAGAAAAAACAGGAAATCAGCACACGATTCCCTGCTTGAAAGAGGTTTGATATTAGCACCTTTTTCAGATACTAAACTATTTTAG
- a CDS encoding TnsD family transposase, whose translation MLRWFPRIHEDESLYSIFARYFIQSPHLSIREALHELFNDSRAVLTPDFPSNLGVLFNQFSLFSNINLDEFICKHTPLNYFTTFIGEEQFEKVFNEIRNPKRKNVQMLTGLVASTVKETRFFKYCPLCFEHDQKTYGESFWRVSHQLPGVLICQMHHSVLHYSSVKYRYRNAELHTPNVHNCKPSEKSMCIMNEDFTKDELTLLIKVAIYSKQLLLNREKYNDSQLTKKYKEFLREKGYLTSGGNVKQSHLYSAFVSFYGLKILSALQSIPTSEENTCWLKSIARKHKKSFHPLRHILFLMFLGKTVTDLSTPDDNSPFGNGPYPCLNPAAVHHKELVVSQLSIKRCTDTGYPIGTFTCKCGFQYTRLGPDKKAEDKYNYRYVRCYGEVWQDKLIDYVDNKKYSFRKIAKILEVDVGTVIKYYKTPKKQSSEQGVNEISKELYRSVWIKTMGENPTWTKTQIRKSNPKEYAWLYRNDKEWLNCNSPKKFINQSPKNARVDWGSRDLDTLLLLKKFLLTINHKSRPKRITKRYLALAIDKLSLIEKHLIKLPLSKLFIESLVESPIEYRERLEAWKKEKI comes from the coding sequence TTGCTTCGCTGGTTTCCTAGGATTCATGAAGACGAATCGCTTTATAGTATTTTTGCAAGGTATTTCATTCAGAGCCCACACCTTAGTATAAGAGAAGCTCTACATGAATTATTTAATGACTCTAGGGCAGTTCTCACACCTGACTTTCCTTCTAACTTAGGTGTTCTATTTAATCAGTTTTCTTTGTTTAGTAACATAAATTTAGACGAGTTTATATGTAAACATACTCCATTAAATTATTTTACAACATTTATTGGTGAAGAGCAGTTTGAAAAAGTTTTTAATGAAATTAGAAACCCAAAGAGGAAAAATGTTCAAATGTTAACAGGATTAGTAGCAAGTACAGTAAAAGAAACAAGATTTTTCAAGTATTGTCCCTTATGCTTTGAACATGATCAAAAGACTTATGGTGAATCTTTTTGGAGGGTTTCTCACCAGCTTCCAGGAGTGCTGATTTGCCAAATGCATCACTCAGTATTACATTATAGTTCTGTAAAATATAGATATAGAAATGCGGAGTTACATACTCCTAATGTACATAATTGTAAACCTTCAGAGAAAAGTATGTGTATTATGAATGAAGATTTTACAAAAGATGAGTTAACTTTACTAATAAAAGTAGCAATTTACAGTAAGCAACTACTTTTGAATAGGGAGAAATATAATGATAGTCAGCTTACAAAAAAATATAAGGAGTTCCTGAGAGAAAAGGGATACTTAACTTCTGGTGGAAATGTTAAACAGAGCCACTTATACTCCGCCTTTGTTTCCTTTTATGGATTGAAAATCTTAAGTGCACTTCAATCAATTCCAACTTCCGAAGAGAATACTTGTTGGCTGAAAAGTATTGCACGAAAACACAAAAAATCTTTTCATCCTTTGAGACATATCCTTTTTTTAATGTTTTTAGGAAAAACAGTTACAGACCTGTCTACACCTGATGATAATAGTCCATTTGGAAATGGTCCTTATCCTTGTCTTAATCCTGCTGCAGTTCACCATAAAGAATTAGTCGTCTCTCAACTGAGTATAAAAAGGTGTACAGATACTGGCTATCCAATTGGTACTTTTACCTGTAAATGTGGCTTTCAATATACAAGGCTAGGACCAGATAAAAAAGCGGAAGATAAGTACAATTATAGGTATGTTCGTTGTTATGGGGAAGTCTGGCAAGATAAACTAATTGATTATGTGGATAACAAAAAATATAGCTTTCGAAAGATAGCAAAAATTCTAGAGGTAGATGTTGGCACGGTCATAAAATATTACAAAACACCTAAGAAACAAAGTAGTGAGCAAGGAGTAAATGAGATCTCAAAGGAATTATATCGATCAGTTTGGATTAAAACAATGGGTGAAAATCCTACATGGACTAAAACCCAAATACGAAAATCAAATCCAAAAGAATATGCGTGGCTTTATAGGAATGATAAGGAGTGGCTTAATTGTAACTCTCCAAAGAAATTTATAAATCAAAGCCCGAAAAATGCAAGAGTAGATTGGGGTAGTAGAGACTTGGATACTTTATTACTTCTTAAGAAGTTTTTATTAACAATTAATCATAAGAGCAGACCGAAAAGAATTACTAAAAGGTATTTAGCACTGGCGATCGATAAGCTTAGTCTAATTGAAAAACATTTAATTAAACTTCCCTTGTCTAAGTTGTTTATTGAATCTCTTGTTGAGTCCCCTATTGAATATCGTGAAAGGTTGGAAGCGTGGAAAAAAGAAAAAATTTAA
- a CDS encoding DUF5348 domain-containing protein, with amino-acid sequence MKTRWKEMNYNEELDCWVVFWGENSGYKMRCGEWFDLHLGNGRTLSCRLELGRDWYILTGRNDVRFYLKKNETYQVDL; translated from the coding sequence ATGAAAACCCGCTGGAAAGAGATGAATTATAATGAAGAATTGGATTGTTGGGTTGTGTTTTGGGGAGAGAACTCCGGCTATAAGATGCGATGTGGTGAATGGTTTGATTTACATCTAGGAAATGGTCGGACCCTTTCCTGCCGCCTGGAGCTGGGCAGAGATTGGTATATTCTTACCGGCCGAAATGACGTTAGATTCTATCTTAAGAAAAATGAGACCTATCAAGTTGATTTGTAA
- a CDS encoding AAA family ATPase gives MFEAFYEMDNTPFARDLPTDQLYDSSMVQEILGRLKYTAERQLFAVLSGDSGTGKTTTIRKFVDKLDKGKFHILYLSDSKLTPRHFYKGLLEQLGSEAKFYRGDAKRQLHREIELMKGIRGLQPVVVVDEAHLLDREMLEEVRFLLNFKMDSQSPMALILVGQSELWDRLRLQSYAAIRQRIDIQFQLGHLDRAQVEEYVSRHLRYAGVDQPIFSDGALDEIHRFSGGAARLINKLCTHSLLYGSQNGRRIIDDHMIKQVIQGELS, from the coding sequence GTGTTTGAAGCATTCTATGAAATGGACAACACTCCTTTCGCCAGAGATCTTCCGACTGATCAATTGTATGATTCCTCCATGGTGCAAGAAATCCTTGGTAGGCTGAAGTACACAGCTGAAAGACAGCTTTTTGCCGTTCTGAGTGGGGATAGTGGTACTGGAAAGACCACAACCATCCGTAAGTTTGTGGACAAATTGGATAAAGGGAAATTCCATATCCTTTACCTGTCCGACTCTAAGTTAACGCCTCGTCATTTTTACAAAGGTCTTTTGGAACAGTTAGGCTCTGAAGCGAAGTTTTATCGAGGAGATGCAAAACGGCAGCTTCATCGTGAGATTGAATTAATGAAAGGCATACGAGGGCTACAACCTGTAGTGGTAGTGGATGAAGCTCATCTTCTGGACCGGGAAATGCTTGAAGAGGTTCGTTTCCTACTGAACTTCAAAATGGATTCGCAAAGCCCGATGGCGCTTATCCTGGTCGGTCAAAGTGAATTATGGGATCGGCTTCGACTCCAATCATACGCAGCCATACGCCAAAGAATCGATATCCAGTTTCAGCTAGGACATCTCGACCGTGCCCAGGTTGAAGAATATGTTTCTAGGCACCTTCGATATGCCGGTGTTGATCAACCAATATTCTCTGATGGAGCACTTGACGAGATTCATCGCTTCTCTGGTGGTGCCGCAAGGCTCATTAATAAGCTCTGTACACATAGTCTTCTCTATGGTTCACAAAATGGCCGAAGGATCATTGATGATCATATGATCAAGCAAGTCATCCAGGGGGAACTTTCATGA
- a CDS encoding DDE-type integrase/transposase/recombinase, producing MSDHKKSEELAVHRFQLISPLLAEGLDAGKVKELRDQIAKASGLSERTIRRYLAQFQEDGFGGLKPQGRKGARKSEAIPPHLLEQAILLRKEVPSRSVAQIIQILEWEGLAEPGQIKRSTLQEKLAEKGYSTRHMRLYSQTGVAARRFQKRHRNQLWQSDIKYGPYLPIGPNGIKKQVYLVAFIDDATRFVLHAAFYPTLDSRIIEDAFRQAIQKYGVPEAVYFDNGKQYRTKWMSRTCSKIGTRLTYTRPYSAESKGKIERFNRIIDSFISEAVIEKPNTLDRLNELFQVWLTECYQNKPHSALGEKISPETAFRSDKKAIRFIDPDTLSNAFLHCETRKVDKSGCISFMDQKYEVGLAFIGRQVEVVYDPANIEELTIEFEDHTPWKAKKLVIGERAGKRPALPEHLQVQGVESSRLLKAAERKNQERLTEQKPAVTFRAVWKEEDSRV from the coding sequence ATGAGTGATCATAAGAAATCAGAAGAATTGGCAGTGCATCGTTTTCAGCTAATATCCCCTTTATTAGCAGAGGGGCTTGACGCTGGGAAAGTAAAGGAATTAAGAGACCAGATAGCGAAGGCCAGCGGTCTTTCAGAAAGAACCATCAGGCGATATTTGGCTCAATTTCAGGAAGATGGGTTTGGGGGACTAAAGCCACAAGGAAGAAAAGGTGCTCGAAAGTCTGAGGCTATCCCTCCTCATTTATTGGAACAGGCAATCCTTCTGCGTAAGGAAGTGCCGAGCCGGAGCGTGGCTCAAATCATACAGATACTCGAATGGGAAGGGTTGGCTGAACCAGGGCAGATCAAAAGATCAACGCTCCAGGAAAAGCTCGCTGAAAAAGGTTACAGCACCCGGCATATGCGACTCTATTCCCAGACAGGAGTAGCTGCCAGAAGATTTCAGAAGCGACATCGCAACCAACTCTGGCAGTCAGATATCAAGTATGGTCCCTACTTGCCGATTGGTCCGAATGGAATAAAGAAACAAGTGTATCTTGTCGCCTTTATCGATGACGCCACCAGGTTTGTGCTTCACGCAGCTTTCTATCCTACCTTGGATTCAAGGATCATCGAGGATGCCTTCCGCCAGGCTATCCAGAAGTATGGTGTTCCAGAGGCTGTTTATTTTGATAATGGAAAGCAATATCGAACCAAATGGATGTCGCGTACCTGCTCAAAAATAGGCACCCGCCTTACTTACACACGGCCGTACTCAGCTGAATCAAAAGGGAAAATTGAACGCTTCAATAGAATCATAGATTCATTCATTAGTGAGGCTGTCATCGAAAAGCCCAATACACTTGATCGTCTGAATGAGCTTTTCCAAGTGTGGCTCACAGAGTGTTATCAGAATAAGCCTCATTCTGCACTTGGGGAGAAAATCAGCCCGGAAACGGCATTTCGTTCAGATAAAAAAGCGATTAGGTTCATCGATCCTGATACCTTGAGTAATGCATTCCTCCATTGTGAAACAAGGAAAGTCGATAAATCAGGATGCATAAGTTTCATGGATCAAAAATATGAGGTCGGCCTGGCTTTCATTGGACGACAGGTTGAGGTGGTTTATGATCCTGCGAATATCGAGGAGCTTACCATTGAGTTCGAGGATCATACTCCTTGGAAAGCCAAGAAACTTGTCATTGGGGAAAGAGCTGGGAAGCGTCCTGCATTACCTGAGCACCTGCAGGTGCAGGGTGTAGAATCTTCAAGACTATTAAAGGCAGCTGAACGAAAGAACCAGGAACGCCTAACCGAACAGAAACCTGCCGTGACCTTCCGTGCCGTTTGGAAGGAGGAAGATTCCCGTGTTTGA
- a CDS encoding DUF6431 domain-containing protein, whose protein sequence is MKTLILEFLVRGAGRIPSPCCGKDMLVRGTKNRKAKDHTGQSKTYNIRRLQCTNCQTIHHELPDLLIPYKRYEAECIEDVLTNPSAHIVAADDSTLSRWHGWFHQFVDYWIGCLNSIMIRTNQGNIPQDVTSKCSGTALQRIGRLAGDANGWLTRIVRPIVNINLWIHTRSAFIVQ, encoded by the coding sequence TTGAAAACACTCATACTGGAGTTTTTAGTTAGGGGTGCGGGGAGGATTCCTTCCCCATGCTGTGGTAAAGACATGTTGGTTAGAGGTACAAAGAATCGAAAAGCCAAGGATCATACAGGTCAGAGTAAAACATATAACATCCGAAGATTGCAGTGCACCAATTGTCAGACCATCCATCATGAACTTCCAGATTTATTGATTCCTTATAAACGCTATGAGGCTGAATGTATCGAAGACGTTCTTACGAACCCGTCCGCCCATATTGTTGCTGCCGATGATTCCACTCTTTCGAGATGGCACGGCTGGTTTCATCAATTTGTGGATTATTGGATTGGCTGTTTGAATTCCATCATGATCAGGACCAACCAGGGAAATATCCCCCAGGATGTCACGTCCAAATGTTCAGGGACCGCACTTCAAAGGATAGGACGCTTGGCAGGAGATGCCAATGGATGGCTGACAAGAATTGTCCGGCCCATCGTAAATATTAATTTATGGATACATACCCGTTCCGCATTCATTGTCCAATAG
- a CDS encoding TnsD family Tn7-like transposition protein produces the protein MRAHTLYFFYSNFILDEEKVELNNLLEGNRAKVNRNLNEKIWSKHPVKRLRYCPECLIENTSKFGEDYWHLSHQIPTVFMCPQHQTLLNESSISISESDLQVNKLKGNFQEESNPRLQKKTIFHLKNLTDASLFLNESDWNLKYNINFKLYFLLINKGYVTTAGEINILKLEKAIINHYGIEFLKLVGFNLFIIKKMQINPLLFHMELNPIETLSLILFLSGSLERFIAYQYRFPSSNESPFECTNPHCNETQSFTFNRNSRIINGKIQTYYECKKCNFLYCTFFETIKWRRLETRILESKALTVILSRYNYNNDSNLELVANKLNFFSSLNLERYLLNKKITPVSDEIKKERRMEWLEIVNLNLGLSPIELKHLYFSLYSFLYCYDLEWLNQQICKLNKVTPCDNYTSKVLIKRDRKVLLYLKDIVKKGILWGSTDVFLWINREIEILDLHDELPYLKKTFNYIEKHRQFYSQTQKALTKVT, from the coding sequence TTGAGAGCTCACACTTTATACTTTTTCTATTCTAATTTCATTTTAGATGAGGAGAAAGTTGAATTAAATAATTTATTGGAGGGAAATAGAGCTAAAGTAAATCGAAATCTTAATGAGAAGATTTGGTCAAAACACCCTGTAAAAAGGCTAAGGTATTGTCCGGAGTGTTTGATAGAAAATACATCTAAATTTGGAGAAGATTATTGGCATTTAAGCCATCAGATACCTACGGTCTTTATGTGTCCACAACACCAAACACTTCTAAATGAAAGTTCAATAAGTATAAGTGAATCGGATCTCCAAGTTAATAAATTAAAAGGTAATTTCCAAGAAGAAAGTAATCCTAGATTACAAAAGAAAACTATATTCCATTTGAAGAATCTAACTGATGCGAGCTTGTTTCTTAATGAATCAGATTGGAATTTGAAATATAACATAAACTTTAAACTGTACTTCCTCTTAATAAATAAAGGGTATGTAACAACTGCTGGGGAAATAAATATTTTAAAATTGGAAAAGGCAATTATTAATCATTATGGCATTGAATTTTTAAAGTTGGTTGGATTCAATTTGTTTATAATTAAGAAAATGCAAATTAACCCCCTATTATTTCATATGGAGTTAAATCCAATAGAGACTCTTTCATTAATACTATTCCTTTCAGGTTCACTAGAAAGGTTTATTGCATATCAGTACAGATTTCCATCATCTAACGAGTCACCCTTCGAATGTACCAACCCCCATTGTAATGAAACCCAATCATTTACCTTTAATAGAAATTCACGTATTATTAATGGGAAAATTCAGACTTATTATGAATGTAAAAAATGCAACTTTCTATATTGTACCTTTTTTGAAACAATTAAATGGAGAAGATTAGAAACCAGGATATTGGAATCTAAAGCTTTAACAGTGATTCTGAGCAGATACAACTATAACAATGATAGCAATTTAGAGCTTGTAGCTAATAAGCTTAATTTCTTTAGCAGTCTTAACCTAGAAAGGTATTTGTTGAACAAGAAAATTACACCTGTGTCCGACGAAATAAAAAAAGAGAGGAGGATGGAGTGGTTAGAAATAGTAAATTTAAATCTAGGGTTATCTCCAATTGAGTTAAAGCACTTATACTTCAGCCTATATTCCTTTTTATATTGCTATGATTTAGAATGGCTGAATCAACAAATTTGTAAATTAAATAAGGTTACCCCATGTGATAATTACACTTCTAAAGTCTTAATTAAAAGAGATAGAAAAGTGTTACTCTACCTTAAAGATATTGTTAAAAAAGGTATTCTTTGGGGAAGTACGGATGTTTTCCTCTGGATAAATCGAGAGATTGAAATACTTGATTTACATGACGAACTTCCGTATTTAAAGAAAACATTTAATTATATTGAAAAACACAGACAATTTTATAGCCAAACCCAAAAAGCGTTAACAAAGGTAACTTAA